The Daucus carota subsp. sativus chromosome 7, DH1 v3.0, whole genome shotgun sequence genome window below encodes:
- the LOC108193728 gene encoding proline transporter 1, with protein MGEANDGPAEVHPEEHFSIEIPDTAHQISQDSWLQVGFVLTTGINSAYVLGYSAAVMVPLGWAGGVVGLILATAISLYANALIARLHLFGGKRHIRYRDLAGFIYGKRAYALTWALQYVNLFMINVGYVILAGQALKAIYVLYTDEHTMKLPYFIVIAGFTCGLFAIATPHLSALRVWLGISTVFSLIYIVVAIVLSARDGSRSPPRDYDIPGTKISKVFTTIGGMSSLVFAFNTGMLPEIQATVREPVVKNMMKGLYFQFIIGVLPLYAVAFVGYWAYGSDASAYLLNSVSGPDWVKTVANVAAFLQTAIALHIFASPMYEYVDTKYGIKGSALAFRNLSFRIMVRGAYLALTTFVAAILPFIGDFISLTGAISTFPLTFILANHMYVVAKKHELSSLSKIWHWLNVVFFSCLSVAAAVASVRLIVVDSKTYDIFADL; from the exons ATGGGAGAAGCTAATGATGGCCCAGCCGAAGTTCACCCGGAAGAGCATTTTTCCATTGAAATCCCTGACACTGCTCATCAGATTAGCCAAG ATTCATGGTTACAAGTGGGATTCGTTCTGACCACCGGCATCAATAGTGCATATGTACTAGGATACTCCGCTGCAGTGATGGTTCCTCTTGGTTGGGCAGGAGGTGTGGTTGGTCTGATTTTAGCCACGGCTATATCATTGTATGCAAATGCTCTAATTGCCAGGCTCCATCTATTTGGGGGGAAGAGGCACATCAGATATAGAGACCTTGCAGGATTTATATATG GAAAAAGAGCTTATGCTCTTACATGGGCGTTGCAGTATGTTAATCTTTTTATGATTAATGTTGGATATGTCATTTTGGCTGGTCAGGCTCTAAAA GCTATTTATGTTCTATATACAGATGAACATACCATGAAACTCCCCTACTTCATTGTTATTGCTGGATTCACATGTGGTTTGTTTGCAATTGCAACCCCTCATCTGTCAGCTTTGAGGGTCTGGCTTGGAATTTCAACAGTCTTTAGCCTTATCTACATTGTTGTCGCCATTGTCCTGTCAGCTCGAGATG GAAGTAGAAGTCCACCTAGGGATTACGACATTCCTGGAACAAAGATAAGCAAGGTTTTTACTACTATTGGTGGAATGTCGAGCCTTGTTTTTGCTTTCAATACAGGAATGCTTCCAGAAATTCAG GCCACTGTGAGAGAGCCTGTGGTCAAGAACATGATGAAAGGCCTTTACTTTCAATTCATAATAGGTGTTTTGCCTCTATATGCTGTTGCTTTTGTTGGATATTGGGCCTATGGATCCGATGCATCTGCCTATTTACTCAACAGTGTTAGCGGCCCAGATTGGGTGAAGACCGTCGCCAATGTTGCTGCCTTCCTGCAAACTGCTATTGCTTTGCAT ATATTTGCAAGTCCAATGTATGAGTATGTGGACACCAAGTATGGCATTAAAGGAAGTGCATTGGCATTTCGCAACTTGTCTTTCAGAATTATGGTGAGAGGAGCGTATCTAGCTCTAACAACATTCGTGGCAGCTATACTGCCTTTTATTGGAGACTTCATTAGTCTCACAGGGGCAATCAGCACATTCCCCCTCACATTCATTCTTGCAAACCACATGTACGTGGTTGCTAAGAAGCACGAATTAAGTTCTCTATCAAAGATCTGGCACTGGCTCAATGTCGTTTTCTTCAGCTGCTTGTCTGTTGCGGCTGCAGTCGCTTCAGTGAGGCTTATTGTTGTAGACTCCAAAACCTACGATATCTTTGCTGATTTATAG
- the LOC108196770 gene encoding large ribosomal subunit protein eL33w: MVKGRQGERVRLYVRGTILGYKRSKSNQYPNTSLVQIEGVNTKEEVSWYQGKRVAYIYKAKVKVSGSHYRCIWGKVIRPHGNTGIVRAKFTSNLPPKSMGSRVRVMMFPSNI, from the exons ATGGTGAAGGGCAGACAAGGCGAGCGCGTGAG GCTCTATGTACGAGGAACGATCTTGGGTTACAAGAGGTCCAAATCCAACCAGTACCCAAACACATCTCTAGTTCAGATCGAAGGAGTTAATACTAAGGAAGAGGTCTCATGGTACCAAGGAAAGCGCGTGGCCTACATTTACAAGGCTAAGGTTAAGGTTAGTGGGTCCCATTATCGGTGCATTTGGGGCAAGGTGATTAGGCCTCATGGTAACACTGGGATTGTTCGTGCTAAGTTCACTTCTAATCTCCCTCCCAAATCCATG GGATCAAGGGTCAGGGTTATGATGTTCCCCAGCAATATATAA
- the LOC108196768 gene encoding probable LRR receptor-like serine/threonine-protein kinase At3g47570 has translation MTIYTRATRYQNWINLNFISELVISKKRIMMPYVISEVVCVILISLLLSNCKFQALDGNATDRQSLLAFKKSIVQDPQNALGSWNDSLHFCQWEGVTCGRRHQRVTRIDITSRALSGSLSPYLANLTFLQILQINNNSLYGEIPPQLGNLFRLKALNLFLNNLEGTIPANISRCSNLQHLRVGRNNLVGKLPEELGALSKLQSLVIEENSFTGRIPPFLGNFTSLEIFYARRNHFSGGIPDTIGNMRKLSILGLAANNLSGMIPLSLYNISSLTQLSLDENELQGTLHPSIGSMLPLLQVIQLSDNQFTGLLPLSLSNCSKLEIFQMNTNFFEKKIAINFGGQNSLMNIVLDENNFGTGETDEMNFIGSLSNCSNLQGLGVSDNKLKAVLPDSVGNLSTKINYLNLAGNQLYGRLPSSIGNLINLDTFGLDDNQFSGTIPISIGNLEKLQVVAFSQNKFSGVIPQSIGNLTLLTKLYMNMNRLEGNIPINLANCSRLLTLELSQNNFTGLIPKQLFSLSTLSITLNLSHNYIYGQLPSDVGNLVHLGSLDLSNNRLSGKIPASLGSCSSLEYLFLQNNMFQGSIPSSLSSLKGVMNIDLSLNNLSGEIPKFFEQLSVKYLNLSFNNLEGEVPTRGIFSNLSGVSVLGNSNICGGMSELHLQKCANGGSRKQERYIRVLIVLFSVIGILICATILMWFMFRHKRLGNLESGGPMVDSSHLRLSYADLHKATAGFSLENVVGSGSFGCVYKGVLDANRMTVAVKVLNLHSRESYKSFMNECEALRNTRHRNLVKIITTCSSVDFQGNEFRALVYEFMPNGSLEQWLYPSLQSQRQPRLTLAQKLNIAIDVSHAVDYLHNQCEKPILHCDLKPSNILLDNDMVAHVGDFGLAKILHPGIAEVTQSSSVGLRGTIGYAAPEYGLGSEVSKSGDVYSFGILLLEMITGKRPTDAMFNEGLDLHKFVSTALPDHLQHIISPTFHEDFEETIETTKISGENVVQECLLKVGTACSVESPQARMSITDVVSELNFIRQTITFH, from the exons ATGACCATTTATACCAGAGCAACACGATATCAGAACTGGATCAACTTAAACTTCATTTCAGAACTTGTAATCTCTAAAAAACGGATAATGATGCCTTACGTTATTTCTGAAGTGGTATGTGTTATTCTGATTAGCCTTTTGCTTAGTAACTGCAAGTTCCAGGCACTTGATGGTAATGCAACAGATAGACAATCGCTGCTGGCCTTCAAAAAGTCCATTGTGCAAGATCCTCAAAACGCTCTTGGCTCGTGGAATGATTCTTTGCATTTCTGCCAGTGGGAAGGTGTGACCTGTGGTCGACGCCACCAAAGAGTCACAAGAATTGATATTACTTCCAGGGCTTTATCAGGCTCACTGTCTCCTTATTTAGCCAATCTGACCTTCCTTCAGATTCTACAGATAAACAACAACAGTCTGTATGGTGAGATTCCCCCTCAACTTGGTAACCTGTTCAGGCTCAAAGCTCTGAACCTTTTCTTGAACAATCTGGAAGGCACAATTCCAGCCAACATCTCTCGTTGCTCTAACCTTCAACATCTTCGTGTTGGTAGAAATAATTTAGTTGGTAAATTACCAGAAGAACTAGGTGCATTGTCCAAGCTCCAGTCACTTGTTATTGAAGAAAATAGCTTCACCGGAAGAATTCCACCATTTTTGGGGAACTTCACTTCGTTGGAAATATTTTACGCTAGGAGAAACCATTTTTCTGGAGGTATTCCAGATACAATTGGCAATATGAGAAAACTTAGCATTCTTGGATTGGCTGCTAACAATTTGTCTGGTATGATCCCGCTTTCACTCTATAATATCTCCTCTCTGACACAATTATCTTTGGATGAGAATGAACTCCAGGGTACTCTTCATCCGAGCATAGGTTCGATGCTTCCTCTCCTGCAAGTTATTCAATTAAGTGATAATCAATTTACAGGACTGCTTCCATTATCACTCTCTAATTGTTCCAAACTAGAAATATTTCAGATGAacacaaatttttttgaaaaaaaaattgcaattaATTTTGGAGGCCAGAATAGTCTGATGAATATCGTACTAGATGAAAACAATTTTGGAACTGGAGAAACTGATGAAATGAATTTCATAGGCTCTTTAAGCAACTGCAGCAATCTGCAAGGGCTTGGTGTCTCTGACAACAAACTAAAGGCGGTATTGCCAGATTCTGTGGGAAACCTTTCAACCAAGATCAATTATCTAAATTTAGCAGGAAATCAATTATATGGAAGACTCCCTTCATCTATAGGTAATCTTATCAATCTAGATACATTTGGTCTTGATGATAACCAGTTTAGCGGGACAATTCCCATAAGCATAGGAAATCTTGAAAAGCTTCAGGTAGTTGCATTTTCGCAGAATAAGTTTTCTGGTGTGATTCCTCAGTCTATTGGTAACCTTACATTGTTGACGAAACTCTACATGAACATGAATAGATTGGAGGGGAACATTCCAATAAACCTTGCGAATTGCTCTAGATTGTTGACTTTAGAACTTTCTCAGAATAACTTCACTGGCTTGATCCCCAAACAACTATTTAGTCTTTCAACTCTATCTATTACCTTGAATCTTTCACACAATTATATTTATGGACAGCTTCCATCCGATGTTGGAAACCTTGTACACTTAGGATCCTTGGATTTATCCAACAATAGATTGTCCGGGAAAATTCCAGCTAGTCTTGGTAGCTGCTCCAGCCTTGAATATCTATTCCTTCAGAACAATATGTTTCAGGGTTCAATACCTTCATCTTTGAGTTCACTGAAAGGGGTCATGAACATCGATCTTTCTCTGAATAATTTGTCTGGGGAAATTCCAAAGTTCTTTGAGCAATTATCAGTAAAGTATCTGAATTTATCTTTTAACAATCTAGAGGGCGAGGTACCTACCAGAGGAATTTTTTCAAATCTAAGCGGAGTATCAGTTCTTGGAAACAGTAACATTTGTGGGGGTATGTCTGAGCTTCACTTACAAAAATGTGCCAATGGAGGatcaagaaaacaagaaagatatATCCGTGTTCTTATAGTTCTATTCTCTGTTATAGGAATACTTATCTGTGCAACTATATTGATGTGGTTCATGTTCAGGCATAAAAGGTTAGGAAATTTGGAGTCAGGGGGGCCAATGGTAGATAGCTCACACTTACGGCTATCTTATGCGGATCTCCACAAAGCAACAGCTGGATTTTCTTTGGAGAATGTAGTCGGCAGTGGTAGCTTTGGTTGCGTTTATAAAGGGGTTCTTGATGCAAATAGAATGACTGTTGCAGTGAAAGTCCTAAACCTTCATTCCCGAGAATCCTACAAAAGTTTTATGAACGAGTGTGAAGCCTTGAGAAATACTAGACACCGGAATCTTGTTAAGATCATAACCACCTGCTCTAGTGTTGATTTCCAGGGTAATGAGTTCAGAGCCTTGGTGTATGAGTTCATGCCCAATGGTAGCTTGGAACAATGGCTGTACCCGAgtctgcaatcacaaagacagCCAAGACTCACTCTAGCTCAAAAATTAAACATAGCCATCGATGTCTCCCATGCAGTCGATTATCTTCACAATCAATGTGAGAAGCCCATATTACATTGTGATCTAAAGCCTAGCAACATTCTGCTTGACAATGACATGGTTGCTCATGTTGGAGATTTCGGATTAGCAAAAATTCTTCACCCTGGAATCGCAGAAGTGACACAAAGCAGTTCAGTTGGACTAAGAGGAACAATCGGATATGCAGCTCCAG AGTATGGTCTTGGAAGTGAGGTATCAAAGAGTGGGGATGTCTACAGTTTTGGGATTTTGTTGCTTGAGATGATAACAGGAAAGAGACCTACTGATGCCATGTTTAATGAAGGCCTTGATCTTCACAAGTTTGTGAGTACGGCACTGCCAGATCATTTGCAACATATTATCAGCCCAACATTTCATGAGGACTTTGAAGAGACAATAGAAACAACCAAGATAAGTGGTGAAAATGTAGTACAGGAATGCTTATTAAAAGTAGGTACTGCATGCTCTGTGGAGTCGCCACAAGCTCGAATGAGCATCACGGATGTGGTTTCTGAGCTAAATTTTATCCGTCAAACTATCACCTTTCATTAA
- the LOC108193557 gene encoding proline transporter 2, protein MEVSNDDIADTYRKLHANEHFSIEIPDTAHQISQDSWLQAGFVLTTGINSAYVLGYSGAVMVPLGWVGGVIALLVATAASLYANILIARIHEVGGKRHIRYRDLAGFIYGKKAYALTWALQYVNLFMINVGYLILAGQALKAVYVLYTDEHTMKLPYFIMIAGFTCGLFAIATPHLSALGVWLGFSTLFSFIYIVVAIVLSARDGNRSPSRDYDIPGSKVSKIFTTVGAMASSVFAFNTGMLPEIQATVREPVVKNMLKGLYFQFTVGVLPLYAVAFIGYWAYGSSSSSYLLNNVSGPDWVKTAANIAAFLQTVIALHIFASPMYEYLDTRYGIKGSALAVRNLTFRIGVRGSYLALTTFVAAIVPFIGDFMNLTGAISTFPLTFILANHMYVVAKKQELNRISKIWHWLNIIFFSCLAVAAAVAGVRVIVVDSKHYSIFADL, encoded by the exons ATGGAAGTTTCCAACGATGACATCGCCGACACTTACCGGAAATTGCACGCCAACGAGCATTTCTCCATTGAAATCCCCGACACTGCTCATCAGATTAGTCAAG aTTCATGGTTACAAGCGGGATTTGTTCTCACCACCGGCATCAATAGTGCATATGTACTAGGATACTCTGGTGCAGTTATGGTTCCTCTTGGTTGGGTAGGAGGTGTCATTGCTTTACTTGTAGCCACGGCCGCGTCTTTGTATGCAAATATTTTGATTGCAAGGATCCATGAAGTTGGAGGAAAGAGGCACATTAGATACAGAGATCTTGCAGGATTTATATATG GTAAAAAAGCTTATGCTCTTACCTGGGCATTGCAATATGTTAATCTTTTTATGATTAATGTTGGATACCTCATTTTGGCTGGTCAGGCTCTAAAA GCTGTTTATGTCCTGTACACGGATGAACATACAATGAAGCTCCCGTACTTCATTATGATTGCTGGGTTTACATGTGGTCTTTTTGCAATTGCAACTCCGCATCTGTCAGCTTTGGGAGTCTGGCTGGGATTTTCAACACTCTTTAGCTTTATCTACATTGTTGTTGCGATTGTACTGTCAGCTAGAGATG GAAATAGAAGTCCTTCTAGGGATTATGACATTCCTGGATCAAAAGTGAGCAAGATATTTACAACTGTTGGCGCAATGGCAAGCTCTGTTTTTGCTTTCAATACAGGAATGCTTCCTGAAATACAG GCTACTGTGAGAGAACCTGTGGTCAAGAACATGTTGAAAGGTCTTTACTTTCAATTCACAGTAGGTGTTTTGCCTTTATATGCTGTTGCTTTTATTGGATATTGGGCCTATGGATCCAGTTCATCTTCCTATTTACTCAACAATGTTAGTGGCCCAGATTGGGTGAAGACGGCCGCCAATATTGCTGCCTTCCTGCAAACCGTCATTGCTTTGCAT ATTTTCGCAAGTCCAATGTATGAGTATTTGGACACAAGATACGGCATTAAAGGAAGTGCACTGGCTGTCCGTAACTTGACTTTCAGAATTGGGGTGAGAGGTTCTTATCTAGCTCTAACGACATTTGTGGCCGCTATAGTGCCTTTTATTGGAGATTTTATGAATCTCACGGGGGCTATAAGCACATTTCCGCTCACATTTATCCTTGCCAACCACATGTACGTAGTGGCAAAGAAGCAAGAATTAAATCGAATATCAAAGATCTGGCACTGGCTTAATATCATCTTTTTTAGCTGCTTGGCTGTTGCAGCAGCAGTCGCCGGAGTGAGGGTGATTGTTGTAGACTCTAAACATTACAGTATCTTTGCTGATCTATGA